From the Buchnera aphidicola (Ceratovacuna japonica) genome, one window contains:
- the hisG gene encoding ATP phosphoribosyltransferase produces the protein MHDNKLRIAIQKSGRLSKDSRTLLRNCDMKINFQKNKLISFSENMPIDVMRVRDDDIPGLVIDGIVDLGIVGRNVLEEEVLKRKFKLENISFKILKHLDFGICRLSIGIPYEKKYCGIECLNGLRIATSYPYILRKYFFKKNISFKLCKLNGSVEVAIRAGLADAIFDLVSTGEALVSNGLKEVKIIHNSSACIISNDSNLNSFKKNIIKIFISRINGVIKARKSKYIILHVSSSKVKNVVKLFSECEKPTIYKLFGNDNIVAVHIISRESIFWKTMEKLKELGAKSILVFPIEKMLE, from the coding sequence ATGCATGATAACAAATTAAGAATAGCAATACAAAAATCTGGAAGGTTAAGTAAAGATTCTAGAACATTATTAAGAAATTGTGATATGAAAATAAATTTTCAAAAAAATAAGTTAATTTCTTTTTCGGAAAATATGCCTATTGATGTAATGCGTGTTCGTGATGATGATATACCAGGATTAGTTATAGATGGAATAGTAGATTTAGGTATTGTTGGAAGAAATGTTTTAGAAGAAGAAGTTTTAAAAAGAAAATTTAAATTAGAAAATATTTCTTTTAAAATATTAAAACATTTGGATTTTGGAATATGTAGACTTTCTATAGGTATACCATATGAAAAAAAATATTGTGGAATAGAATGTTTAAATGGATTAAGAATAGCTACTTCATATCCTTATATATTAAGAAAATATTTTTTTAAAAAAAATATTTCTTTTAAATTATGTAAGTTAAATGGTTCGGTAGAAGTAGCTATAAGAGCTGGATTAGCTGATGCTATATTTGATTTAGTCTCTACAGGAGAGGCTTTAGTTTCTAATGGATTAAAAGAAGTTAAAATTATACATAATTCTAGTGCTTGTATTATTTCTAATGATAGTAATTTAAATTCATTCAAAAAAAATATTATAAAAATTTTTATATCCAGAATTAATGGAGTAATAAAAGCTAGAAAGTCTAAATATATAATTTTACATGTATCTTCTTCTAAAGTAAAAAATGTAGTAAAATTATTTTCAGAATGTGAAAAACCAACAATATATAAATTGTTTGGAAATGATAATATAGTTGCTGTTCATATTATTAGCAGAGAGTCAATATTTTGGAAGACTATGGAAAAATTAAAAGAGTTAGGAGCTAAATCTATATTGGTATTTCCTATCGAAAAAATGTTGGAGTGA
- the smrB gene encoding endonuclease SmrB: protein MNDTNFISLKDLYLFKKSFKNIDRVVQDNVFHYEKNFCIKKKKYKKKYFEKDFHKYFFSKKNFNSNLSYKPIRYVRSHCFIKKLKELIYGNFFPEIFLDVHGMNMSETKLELANLFTICYEKRISYISIIHGHGREILKKQIPLWLSNHPDIIAFHEAPRFSGKSTSIFVIIDI, encoded by the coding sequence ATGAATGATACAAATTTTATTTCTTTAAAAGATTTATATCTTTTTAAAAAATCTTTTAAAAACATAGATAGAGTAGTTCAAGATAATGTTTTTCATTATGAAAAAAATTTTTGTATAAAAAAAAAAAAATATAAAAAGAAATATTTTGAAAAAGATTTTCATAAATATTTCTTTTCTAAAAAAAATTTTAATAGTAATTTGTCGTATAAACCAATTAGATATGTTAGATCACATTGTTTTATTAAAAAATTGAAAGAATTAATATATGGTAATTTTTTTCCTGAAATTTTTTTAGACGTTCATGGAATGAATATGTCTGAAACAAAATTAGAACTAGCAAATTTATTTACTATTTGTTATGAAAAAAGAATTTCTTATATAAGTATAATTCATGGACATGGAAGAGAAATTTTAAAAAAACAAATACCATTATGGCTTTCTAATCATCCTGATATTATTGCTTTTCATGAAGCTCCAAGATTTTCAGGAAAAAGTACTTCTATTTTTGTAATAATAGATATTTAA